Proteins encoded together in one Impatiens glandulifera chromosome 1, dImpGla2.1, whole genome shotgun sequence window:
- the LOC124940020 gene encoding mitogen-activated protein kinase kinase kinase 20-like, whose protein sequence is MEVSTPESMKLWERGRKLGAGGYGFVCLAHPLAGHPLFLPDSSLQIVMAVKSAKYASSSSLIRERNLFKKFKDCPHIIRYLGCDCTYEEDERFRNIFMQYAAGGSLHDRIKSAASRGTRISEIEAREVTECVLHGLRFIHSKGYVHCDIKTDNILIVKGKAKIGDLGLTIKPGKYPGKIIGTRNYMAPESFKSGDYTSKADIWGLGCCLFEMITGVKIWRHMKEDEIHKIIERSRMSDKAQLFWRKCMVEDPEQRWDAELLLQHPFIVDHPPSPLSTGKQVCKIMPTSSTTVCQYKAEEA, encoded by the coding sequence ATGGAAGTATCTACACCTGAATCAATGAAGTTGTGGGAGAGAGGAAGAAAGCTCGGCGCCGGCGGCTACGGTTTTGTTTGTCTGGCCCATCCTTTGGCTGGACATCCTCTGTTTCTCCCTGACTCATCGTTACAAATAGTCATGGCAGTAAAATCGGCAAAGTACGCATCCTCCTCTTCTCTCATCCGTGAACGCAATCTGTTCAAAAAGTTCAAGGATTGCCCTCACATAATTCGTTACCTGGGCTGCGATTGCACATACGAAGAAGACGAGCGTTTCAGAAACATCTTCATGCAGTACGCCGCAGGTGGAAGCTTGCACGACCGGATTAAGTCGGCTGCATCTAGGGGCACAAGAATCTCTGAGATCGAAGCAAGAGAAGTCACAGAATGTGTCTTACATGGTTTACGGTTTATCCATTCTAAGGGATATGTTCATTGTGATATAAAAACAGATAATATTCTCATTGTTAAGGGGAAGGCAAAGATTGGAGATTTGGGTCTTACAATTAAGCCGGGGAAATACCCTGGGAAGATCATTGGGACTCGTAACTATATGGCTCCTGAGTCATTTAAGTCCGGTGACTACACGAGTAAAGCCGATATATGGGGACTGGGTTGTTGTCTGTTCGAGATGATCACAGGAGTCAAAATATGGAGACACATGAAGGAAGATGAAATTCATAAGATTATAGAACGTTCCAGAATGTCCGACAAAGCACAGCTTTTCTGGAGGAAATGTATGGTTGAGGATCCGGAGCAAAGATGGGACGCCGAACTGCTTCTTCAACATCCCTTCATAGTCGATCATCCTCCTTCTCCTCTTTCCACTGGCAAACAAGTCTGTAAGATTATGCCAACGAGTAGTACTACTGTTTGTCAATATAAAGCGGAGGAAGCTtga